The nucleotide window AGAAGAGAAGGGCGTTCGTAAAGAGAGACGGAGGCTTGACAGGCAAATGGCTATTGTGATACCATGGATTAAGCTTCCTCATATGGAGGAGCGGAGATGAGAAGAGAGGAGATGAAAGGATGAAGATTAATTCCTGCAGATGATCGGTCGGATGGTGCGTGACATTTTGAATATGTCTATTTGTCATGCCCGCAGGAATGTAATGCTTTTTCCTTTTATCGCGAACCAAATAGAGCGGAGCTCTGGAAATGCCTGTCCGCAGAGACGGCGTTGACAGAGTGACGATATGATATGGTATGGACAAAAGGATGCAGGAATTCCTGCATCCTGTTTTTGTGCTCCGCCCAGGCGGAATCTTTGCCATGACAGGATGGCAGCGCACCCTCCAATGAAAAGTAATTTAGAAGGATTGGAGGAAAATTGTATGACACAAATTCGCGCGGAACATGTAACATTTTATTATGGAGGAAGTCACCAGGAAATTTTCCGGGATATGTCGTTTACCATTGACACAGACTGGAAATTGGGGCTTATCGGAAGGAACGGCAGGGGGAAGACGACACTCCTGCGCCTGCTTTTGGGAAAGGAGGAATATAAGGGCCGGATCGTTTCGTCTGGGGAATTCACCTATTTTCCTTTCTTGCTCGATATGGATTTGGACAACATGGCCTTTGAGGTGGCGGAGGAAGTTTTGCCGGGGTATGAGCTGTGGCGTCTGTGCCGTGAACTTCAATTTCTGGAGACAGATCCGGAGATTCTGTACCGGCCCTTTTCCACGCTCAGCCAGGGAGAAAGGACAAAGGTGCTGCTGGCGCTGCTGTTTATTCAGGAGCATCATTTTTTGCTCATTGACGAGCCCACCAACCATCTCGATCTGGAAGGACGGGAGATTGTGAGCCGCTATCTGAACCGAAAAAAGGGGTTTATCCTGGTATCCCATGACAGAGTCTTTTTGGACGGCTGCATCGATCACGTCATGTCTATTAACAGGCAGGGGATAGATGTGGTACAGGGCAATTTTTCATCCTGGTGGGAAGACAAGACGAGGAGGGATCAGTGGGAGGCCGGGGAAAATGAAAAGCTGAAAAAGGAAATCGGAAGACTGTCTGTGGCGGCAAAGCGGGCGGAGACATGGTCAGGAGAAATAGAAAAGACTAAATTCGGGACACGGGTGGGCGGATTAAGACCTGACCGCGGGGCGATCGGGCATAAAGCCGCGAAAATGATGAAGCGCGCCAAGACGACGGAACGCCGGATGGAGGAGGCCGCGAAGGAAAAGTCAGGACTTCTTAAAAATGTGGAGAGCGTCCAAGAGCTGAAGCTGTTTCCGCTCCGCCACTATAAAGAAGAGCTGGTGAAATTCCGCGGAGTATCATTGG belongs to Qiania dongpingensis and includes:
- the abc-f gene encoding ribosomal protection-like ABC-F family protein; amino-acid sequence: MTQIRAEHVTFYYGGSHQEIFRDMSFTIDTDWKLGLIGRNGRGKTTLLRLLLGKEEYKGRIVSSGEFTYFPFLLDMDLDNMAFEVAEEVLPGYELWRLCRELQFLETDPEILYRPFSTLSQGERTKVLLALLFIQEHHFLLIDEPTNHLDLEGREIVSRYLNRKKGFILVSHDRVFLDGCIDHVMSINRQGIDVVQGNFSSWWEDKTRRDQWEAGENEKLKKEIGRLSVAAKRAETWSGEIEKTKFGTRVGGLRPDRGAIGHKAAKMMKRAKTTERRMEEAAKEKSGLLKNVESVQELKLFPLRHYKEELVKFRGVSLAYGEKEVCRNLEFTLRRGERMVLAGGNGCGKSTVLKAVLSQAAAGEHVEARLAGDGLRVVRGNIETAPGLKISWVPQDTSFLSGSLDDYIYSCGCDGQLMKMLLRKLDFSREQFEKPMEEYSEGQRKKVLLARSLGERAHLYIWDEPLNYIDVFSRMQIEDLLEESDLSLLFVEHDSAFSEKISRGCKYCISACFSV